tTAATTTAAACTGTATAAAGTTATATCTCACCAATGACAGTGAGCACAGCAGAGGCTCGTCGTGTTCCTCCGTCATGTTTGGCCACACAGCAGATCTCTCCGCCCCGAGCGAGTCTCAGTTTAGTGGAGTCCAGCTCCAGACGGCTGCTCTGACTGAAGGTGCCATCAGACGCCCGTCTGTGACCCGTTATACTGCCCTGACCCAGAGAGCGGGTTGTCCCATCAGCCCTGATGAACTCCCAGTCCAGATCTAGAGTGTGAGGAGCAAAACCAGATGCCTCACACTGAACCGACAGCACCTGTCCAGGGACCAGCAGAGGAAGAGGAGACGGGAGGATGGAGAGAGATGGAGGCTCTGAAGAAAGAGGAGAGACAGGGGTTATTACTGTAGATATGACAgtagattaatataataaatacagattAACCCAACAGAGCAAAAGTTGAACATGGAGAGAGAGGAGACTGAGATTACTATTGATTGAGATGATTATTGTGACTGTAGATGAATATAACAAATACAGAGGAGAAGGGTGGATGGAGAGAGATTGAGGCTCTAGAGAAAGATAGAAGTTATTACTGTAGATATGACTgtagattaatataataaatacagataAACCCAGCAGAGGAAAAGTAGAACATGGAGAGAGATGGAGGTTCTAGAGAAAAAAGAGACAGAGGTCTCAATTGTAGATATGACTGGAGTTAAGACATAACAagaatttttatgtttaaatctGGAAGTTCCTAGTTAAAGAGCTTAATAATCTGGTTCAGATGTGTCTAATTGGTGTAGGAACTAAACTCTGCTGAAGACCAGCCCTTCaagaccaagtttgggcacccctagtctagagcagtgtttcccaaccctatttccggaggcacaccaacagtaaatattttggatatctcccttatctgacccattaacttcaggttttgaagtctcttctaatgtgttgatgagttgattcaggtgtgtttgattagggagaggttgaaaatgtgtactgttgatgtgccttcaggaacagggttgggaaacactggtttaaaagACATTTAACAGATGTCCAAACATAGACATAGATCTTGGCTAAAACACAGCTAAATTTGACAGAAAATATAACAGATGTTTAACAATAGTCTGAAACTAGACTAttcattaacccttgtgtattgttcaaatttactaccctttcgttatgttggtggctgtttttgccccattgacttccattataattacattatttgTTATTACACTATTATAAGTCATGACAGTATATAattatgcattcttgattgttggtggttttccctgatGGGAACTTGTCATTTTTTCTATGAATAATatgtgtaaataatatttggcttgAGCATAGTTTAATATCCGAAATGCATTATGATAGCTAAACTATGTGATTCCACCACCAAATGTGTAATAACTGAAGCACTCGATCCTCTCACCAACGATCTCCAGGTCCACAGCCACCTGTGCCAGCAGATGAGGAAGGTAAACTGTGCAGATGTAAGTTCCCGAGTGTCTGACTTGAGATTCCTCCAGGATCAGAGAAGCGTTGCCTGTTTGATAGAGGCCTGTGATGTCCATTTCAGCTCCGCTCTCTGACGTCTCTGCAAAGCGATCGTTCTTGCCGTCGTAAGCGAGCACCAGCCGTCCTTCACCCCTGAACTGATAACGCCACTCGATGGAGAATCCAGAGCCGTGAAGAGGAGAAGACGGATCAATCCAGAAGCCACAGTCCAGAAGAACCGGCTCTCCTAGTCTACAGCGAACCACTGGAGTTTTGCTGGACACACTGAGGATCACTTTgaggaagagagagaaaaaacagtgAGCATGGTGTTACTATGTACTGTTTTAgtaatacagtatattattgACATGTAACATTAtgcaaatacatttattactctGTATCTGTTTTATACAGATATATAACATCCACTACTAGTCAGAAGTTTGGGTCAAtaagatattttaatatttttaatgaagcCAAATCTGCTCACAACAATGAcaaattattcatatattattaaaaatgacttATAATTTTCAATATTGATAACATTATTTCCTACttcttacattacattttttaggaTTTGTAGATGAAAATAAAATCCGAATGAAAAGAATTTATAATACATTGATATgtttacatta
This DNA window, taken from Danio aesculapii chromosome 19, fDanAes4.1, whole genome shotgun sequence, encodes the following:
- the LOC130246640 gene encoding tapasin-like, whose translation is MSGPSTIYKISVIAFTLCFGVYGSPCPVLECWFVQEKPGHGGGLSTPMSQEKSLMFISTEAYSEEIKTELHPPADISSSRVYYVTDPAGTFCSAALNPPKGSVNKPKCEINPFMPHASMVRWASALTDSAQSPVYLQADWFSVAAQGLDEQLTLSNIMRASSSSKDPKVILSVSSKTPVVRCRLGEPVLLDCGFWIDPSSPLHGSGFSIEWRYQFRGEGRLVLAYDGKNDRFAETSESGAEMDITGLYQTGNASLILEESQVRHSGTYICTVYLPHLLAQVAVDLEIVEPPSLSILPSPLPLLVPGQVLSVQCEASGFAPHTLDLDWEFIRADGTTRSLGQGSITGHRRASDGTFSQSSRLELDSTKLRLARGGEICCVAKHDGGTRRASAVLTVIGVAAPSIEDSMAMVAVALILYGMIKFLSWTFSSSDSGDSELNNKKEK